The DNA segment CACATTCCCGTGTAGTCTGGGACTAGCTATAAATTATCTAATCCCCATAGAATAGGGTTAAAACCGCAAATTTCGTTTATTGACAAAATGTCAAAAAATCGTCAATGCCCGTTTTCACGCTAAAAACGATAACAAAAAGTTACATTCCTGCAAAATATCGCAAAAAAGCCAGATTTGCCCCCCTAACCACACCCCAAAAAAATTTTCTCCATCATTTCCCACAGAAAAAAATCCATATACCTCTTTATACTCCAATTACCTCTTTTTTTACACAAAGCGAGATCGTCAATCAATACCAAAGGCATATTATTCTCCGTCGAGAGAATAGAAGCGTCGGCCAAGGATGGGGAGGGTGCAGGGAGGGGCCCGTGCGGCCTTCGCAACTCTGAGCTGGGGCCCCTCCCGCATGATTCAAATTGTGTAAAAGAATAAAACATGGCAAAGTACCTGCTCCGAAAAAAAAGCTATCTTTCCCCCTTGAAATAAATCAGAAGCCGTAAGGCTAGAAAATCGGAGTCGATCATGGGTTTCAAATGCGGTATCGTAGGCCTCCCGAACGTAGGCAAGTCCACCATCTTTAACGCTATCACCAACGCCGGCGCCGAAGCCGCGAACTATCCCTTCTGCACCATCGAGCCCAACGTGGGCATGGTGAGCGTCCCGGACAGCCGTCTCGACGAACTCGTGAAGGTCTACAATCCCAAGTCCATCGTTCCCGCCGTCACCGAATTCGTGGACATTGCAGGCCTCGTGAAAGGTGCTGCCCAGGGCGAAGGCCTCGGCAACCAGTTCCTCACCCACATCCGCGAATGCGAAGCCATCATGGAAGTCATCCGCTGCTTCGACGACGAGAACATCGTACACGTGAGCGGTTCCGTGGACCCGGTCCGCGACGTGGAAGTCATCGAAACGGAACTCATCCTCAAGGACCTTGACTCCGTCGAGAAACGCCTCGCCACCGAAGCCAAGGGTGCCCGCACCGGCAACGCCGAAGCGAAGGCTCGCCTCGCCGCTTGCGAACTTTTGAAAAAGACTCTCGAAGAAGGCCGCTCCGCACGCACCGTCATGAACGACAGCGACGAAATGATCGGCGTCGTCAAGGACCTCGCTCTCCTCACTGCCAAGCCGCTGTTCTACTGCGCGAACGTCAAGGAAGACGACATCCTCACGGGCAACGCCTATGTGGACCAGCTCAAGGAATACGCCGCCAAGAACGGCCACGAAGTCATCGTCATCAGCGGAAAGATCGAAGAAGAACTCTCGGCCATGGAACCCGCCGACAAGGCTGAATTCCTCAAGGAACTCGGCATGAAGGAATCGGGCCTCGACGCCGTTGTGCGCAAAGGCTACGAAATCCTCGGCCTCCGCACGTTCTTCACCGCCGGCGAAAAGGAATGCCGCGCCTGGACGTTCCATGCAGGCTACAAAGCACCGCAATGCGCAGGCGTCATCCACACCGACTTCGAACGCGGGTTCATCCGCGCCGAAACGCTGAGCTACGCAGACTTCCTCAAGCACGGCAGCTGGAACGCCGCCAAGGAAGCTGGTCTCGTCCGCACCGAAGGCAAGGACTACCTGGTACAAGATGGCGACATCATGTACTTCTTGTTCAATGTGTAGTTAGGGATTAGGGGCTAGGATCTAGGGGCTAGAGGCTCGGGGTTCGAAGCTCGAGCCTTTATGTTTAGGCTTTTACTTATTCTTGAATACAGAGGGTTTGTACCATAGGGTACAAGTCTTTGGGACATTCTACAATGCGCGATGCTTTTCCTTTCATAGTAACGCCATCCATCGATGTTTCAAAGCAATATTGCGTTCCGGGATCCTTCTCGGTACTTGCCCAAAAAACATTCGCATATATTTTATTATTCAACGAACAACGAGCTACTCCATACGTCCAAAATATCGGAGCATCATTTAGATATTGAAAGCCATATTTCTTAAGTTCGGTCGTGTCGGGAAGGCGATACCCTCTAGGGCACGACGTCTTAGCAGTTTCATAATCCATATAGACGCTTTCCTTATAACGCACGGCAGAGACTATAGAATCATCCACTTCGACAATTTTACCGTTACAAATGCAATCTTGACTGAGGCGTTCCTTCCATCCAGCATAAAAATCATCAAACGAGGAGCTTTTGTTTTGAATTGAATTCAACAAAATAGAATCAACTCCCAATTCGCCTCGCAAAAATATTTGTCGACCACGAGTACTCGCCACATAATTGACGTCATCAATCACCATATGCGTCAGGACAAAAAAATATTGACCATTAATAGTCTTGACAGAAAAGTGGTATTCAGCCCCATCTATAGTTACTTTATACAAAGAATCACCCAAACTCTGACCCGCAATTTTATTCCTATCAAACGACACCGGTAAAAGGTAAGTGGGGGACGGTTCCACAATGACCCGTTTCCATTCTTCAACCCCATCAACATTTGTGCAACCAAAAAATGCGCCATCCGCTTCGCTCCAGTGAAGGACCTTATTAGAAATCGTATCACAGGTTCCAAGGCTATCCTTATATCTATACGGAACAGACTTTATGCTATCCAGCAAAATCCATGCGTTTGTCGTTTCGCAGAGATAATAATTTTTGTCATACACTTCCACCGTATTGTACAAATCCTCTTTACAGATCTTTCCCTCTTTTTCTGGCGGCAGCAAAGAAGCTTCATCAACCTTTATCCATTCCAAATACCAATACTCGCATTCATAATAAGTCCCGTCATAAGAAACTTTCAGATTGCCGATTTCTCTTGTACATTGTTCCTTAATAAAAGGGTATTTTGTTTCAGAGCTGTCTTTCCGTGTTTCACTCGAACTGCTCATGGCACTGGAACTTTGCACAGACTGAGTCGTTTTTTTACTAGACGATGAAATTTGTTTCGAAGATTCCGAACTCATCGACGAAGAACTGGAGCTTTTTTCCTCTTTTCTCGGGCTCTTTTTTAAATAGTAGGTATTGCCGTTTTCTTCTTTGCAAATGCAATCATCAAATGTCCAATCGCTCAAACCGGAAACCCAGTTCTCGAAATCTCC comes from the uncultured Fibrobacter sp. genome and includes:
- the ychF gene encoding redox-regulated ATPase YchF encodes the protein MGFKCGIVGLPNVGKSTIFNAITNAGAEAANYPFCTIEPNVGMVSVPDSRLDELVKVYNPKSIVPAVTEFVDIAGLVKGAAQGEGLGNQFLTHIRECEAIMEVIRCFDDENIVHVSGSVDPVRDVEVIETELILKDLDSVEKRLATEAKGARTGNAEAKARLAACELLKKTLEEGRSARTVMNDSDEMIGVVKDLALLTAKPLFYCANVKEDDILTGNAYVDQLKEYAAKNGHEVIVISGKIEEELSAMEPADKAEFLKELGMKESGLDAVVRKGYEILGLRTFFTAGEKECRAWTFHAGYKAPQCAGVIHTDFERGFIRAETLSYADFLKHGSWNAAKEAGLVRTEGKDYLVQDGDIMYFLFNV